The window TTCATCATTGAGTAAAGAAAGGAGATTTTGTTGTTAGCCTCTTCAGAagctagaaagagagagataatgagCAAAAGTAGCGGTGATGGTAGTGGGCCTTGTGGTGCTTGTAAGTTCTTACGCCGGAAATGCATTAAAGGTTGTATTTTTGCACCTTACTTCAACTCAGAACAAGGAGCTTCCCACTTCGCAGCAGTTCATAAAGTGTTTGGTGCTAGCAACGTTTCCAAACTCCTCCTTCGCTTACCTGTCCATGAGCGTGTCGATGCTTCTCTTACCATCTCTTATGAAGCCTTGGCTCGTATTAAAGATCCTGTTTATGGCTGTGTTGGACACATCTTTGCTCTTCAACAacaggtatatatatatatatatatatatacatatttatattgCTCTGTTTGTGGGTCtttggtggtagtggtggtggtggtggtggtgggttgaATGAAGATCGATCATCACCATTAATGGCTGCCATGGTAGGTAGCCAACTGGACTCTCCTCTGTGAGACTCTTTGTTGCTTGCCGGAGTCAGCAAGGAAACTTCGGAACTCaagaaatatttaattaaaCGTTTTAATTTTGACTTTTACGTGTGTTTATCAACTCGAGGGAGAAAAATTAACCTAAGACACATGGTCTTATACTTATAAATGTGGGGTTTACTAGCTACCTTCTTGTATTATTACTTAATTGTATATAGGGTTTACAGagggggcgcaatgaccacccaaCCCCTGTCCGAACATTTTGTCTGGGTGAAGTTCACCCCCTTCTACATGCACTGGAAGAACTAGGCCAGACAAGGAATTGGAGTGATAATTTTTCTTATAGAAGGTGGGTCTTGATGCAACGGtaaaagttgctccattgtgaccaagtggtcaggGGTTGAGTCTAGAAACAGTCTCTAGATGAAACCTGCAGGGGTAAAACtctgtacattatgaccttccatGACCCCACAGTGACAGTAGCCTTGATCACTGGCTACTTCGCTAGGGTAATAATCACAAATTCTGATCAAGAGAAGTTGTTTTCTTGAAATGTAGGTGGTGAATTTGCAGGCGGAGCTAGCGTATATTCAAGCTCACCTCTCAACCTTGGAGCTTCCACCACTGCCCATGTCTCCAAATCAGTCTACTGCCTGTGCAAGCTTCCATGTTTTCTCAGAAAACTCACTACCAGCTTCTGGTACATCAGCATTGTTGGATCCAATGCAGGTACAAGAGATATTCGGAATGGCAAGTTATTGGAACCAAGTTGATCAAGATCCTAACAATGGCA is drawn from Telopea speciosissima isolate NSW1024214 ecotype Mountain lineage chromosome 1, Tspe_v1, whole genome shotgun sequence and contains these coding sequences:
- the LOC122646022 gene encoding LOB domain-containing protein 19-like gives rise to the protein MSKSSGDGSGPCGACKFLRRKCIKGCIFAPYFNSEQGASHFAAVHKVFGASNVSKLLLRLPVHERVDASLTISYEALARIKDPVYGCVGHIFALQQQVVNLQAELAYIQAHLSTLELPPLPMSPNQSTACASFHVFSENSLPASGTSALLDPMQVQEIFGMASYWNQVDQDPNNGNLPALAREFVSKYLPGGRFRPPDSC